Proteins encoded together in one Gammaproteobacteria bacterium window:
- the glcE gene encoding glycolate oxidase subunit GlcE, protein MPSKRPLTHRACSIPAKPCPLWRAAPSSVPCTCTAAGCPFPNLSAFDVSAEADITQDLQAQVREAAARRHTLCITGSGSKAFYGRDAQADDILATAGHRGIVSYEPSELVITARAGTPLADLEATLAGAGQMLAFEPPHFGAGATLGGTIACGLSGPRRPYTGAARDVVLGTRLINGRGEVLRFGGQVMKNVAGYDLSRLMAGAMGTLGVLLEVSLKVLPRPATELTVVLELPRDQVLTKLGELGRGTVPLSATCYTGDSLYLRLSGTERAVAAARKKTGGDVCNKGATFWHDVREQRRAFFQDDVPLWRLSLPPAAPWPNLPGKALLEWGGALRWYKTTAPPAQVFAAAATGGGHAMLFRGGDRKNDVFQPLKPALLALHRRIKTALDPRGLFNPGRLYHDL, encoded by the coding sequence ATGCCGTCAAAGCGGCCTTTGACCCACAGGGCCTGCTCAATCCCGGCAAAGCCGTGCCCACTTTGGCGCGCTGCGCCGAGTTCGGTGCCATGCACGTGCACGGCGGCCGGCTGCCCTTTCCCGAACTTGAGCGCTTTTGATGTGAGCGCTGAAGCAGACATCACCCAGGATCTGCAAGCGCAGGTGCGGGAAGCTGCCGCCCGGCGCCACACCCTGTGCATCACAGGCAGCGGCAGCAAAGCGTTTTACGGCCGTGACGCGCAAGCGGATGACATCCTGGCAACCGCCGGCCATCGCGGCATCGTCAGCTACGAGCCCAGCGAGCTGGTTATCACCGCCCGCGCGGGCACGCCGCTGGCAGACCTCGAAGCGACCCTGGCGGGGGCCGGGCAGATGCTGGCCTTTGAACCGCCCCACTTCGGGGCTGGCGCCACGCTGGGCGGCACCATTGCCTGCGGCCTGTCCGGCCCGCGCCGCCCCTACACCGGGGCGGCCCGCGATGTTGTGTTGGGCACGCGCCTCATCAACGGCCGCGGCGAGGTGCTGCGCTTCGGTGGCCAGGTGATGAAAAACGTGGCGGGTTATGATCTCTCTCGTCTCATGGCCGGGGCGATGGGTACCTTGGGGGTGTTGTTGGAGGTTTCACTCAAAGTTTTGCCCCGCCCCGCCACGGAACTGACCGTGGTCCTGGAACTGCCCCGGGACCAGGTGCTGACCAAACTGGGCGAACTGGGCCGCGGCACTGTGCCCCTGTCCGCCACCTGCTACACCGGCGACAGCCTGTATCTGCGCCTGTCCGGCACCGAGCGCGCGGTGGCGGCGGCACGTAAGAAAACCGGCGGGGATGTCTGCAACAAAGGCGCAACCTTTTGGCACGATGTGCGCGAACAGCGGCGGGCCTTTTTCCAGGACGATGTGCCATTGTGGCGCCTGTCCCTGCCGCCCGCCGCCCCGTGGCCCAATTTGCCTGGCAAAGCTTTGCTGGAATGGGGCGGCGCCTTGCGCTGGTACAAAACCACAGCGCCCCCCGCCCAAGTGTTCGCGGCAGCGGCGACGGGAGGAGGACATGCAATGTTATTTCGCGGTGGCGATCGCAAAAACGATGTGTTCCAGCCCTTGAAGCCGGCTTTGCTGGCCCTGCACCGGCGCATCAAAACCGCATTGGACCCACGCGGCCTGTTCAACCCCGGCCGTTTGTACCACGATCTGTAA
- a CDS encoding acyl-CoA thioesterase, producing the protein MKDTEAACKLPQGSEPVIRVMAMPSHTNVAGDVFGGWIMSQVDIAGAIAAHRRAQGRVATVAVNSFEFRKPVFVGDLVSCYAEVIRVGRTSLTIKVEVYAERDRSMGSCVKVTEAQLTYVAIDSDRQPRAVPLET; encoded by the coding sequence ATGAAGGACACTGAAGCGGCCTGCAAGTTACCCCAGGGCAGCGAACCGGTCATCCGCGTCATGGCCATGCCCTCTCACACCAATGTGGCGGGAGACGTCTTTGGCGGCTGGATCATGTCCCAGGTGGACATCGCCGGTGCCATAGCCGCTCATCGCCGCGCCCAGGGCCGGGTGGCCACCGTAGCCGTCAACTCCTTTGAGTTCCGCAAACCCGTGTTCGTGGGCGACCTGGTGAGTTGCTACGCCGAAGTGATACGGGTGGGGCGCACCTCACTCACCATCAAAGTGGAAGTCTACGCCGAACGCGACCGCAGCATGGGCAGCTGCGTCAAAGTGACGGAGGCCCAACTCACCTATGTCGCCATTGACAGCGACAGACAGCCTAGGGCGGTCCCCCTGGAAACCTGA
- the glcF gene encoding glycolate oxidase subunit GlcF — MQTRLSPAVQNTPWGREAESILRSCVHCGFCNATCPTYQLLGDELDGPRGRIYQIKQALEGRPLSAATQIHLDRCLTCLSCETTCPSGVRYGRLVEIGRQVVDDQVPRTWHQRMLRRTLLALFPHPERFGLLLKLGQWLRPLLPPEVRRIVPQPVAVPAWPPPRHKRKMLVPDGCVQSRAAPEINAAAARVLDRVGISLMRVPETGCCGALHQHLNEAGPAREHMRRNIDAWWPRLKAGAEAIVMTAAGCGAVVKEYGCLLRDDPDYAVKAAGISAATRDLSEVLAAEELSPLTITRPRRVAFQSPCSLQHGQKLAGRVEDVLVRCGFELTSVADPHLCCGAAGTYSLLQAALAKQLRQNKLAALSAGQPQIIATANIGCLLHLGGAAEIPVRHWISLLDVPDATP; from the coding sequence GTGCAGACCCGTTTAAGCCCCGCCGTCCAAAACACGCCCTGGGGCCGGGAGGCCGAAAGCATCTTGCGCAGTTGTGTGCACTGCGGATTTTGCAACGCCACCTGTCCCACCTATCAACTCTTGGGCGATGAACTGGACGGCCCGCGGGGGCGGATTTATCAGATCAAACAAGCCCTGGAAGGCCGGCCGCTCAGCGCCGCCACGCAAATTCACCTGGACCGTTGTCTGACCTGCCTGAGTTGCGAGACCACCTGTCCCTCCGGGGTGCGCTATGGCCGTTTGGTGGAGATCGGCCGCCAAGTGGTGGATGACCAAGTGCCCAGAACATGGCACCAGCGCATGCTGCGCCGGACCTTGTTGGCGCTATTCCCGCACCCGGAGCGTTTCGGTCTCTTGTTGAAACTGGGCCAATGGCTGCGTCCCCTGCTGCCGCCGGAGGTGCGCCGCATCGTGCCACAACCTGTCGCCGTGCCCGCCTGGCCGCCGCCGCGTCACAAGCGCAAAATGCTGGTGCCGGACGGCTGTGTCCAAAGCCGTGCCGCGCCAGAAATCAATGCCGCCGCGGCGCGGGTGTTGGACCGCGTCGGCATTTCCCTCATGCGCGTTCCCGAAACGGGTTGCTGCGGTGCCCTGCATCAACACCTGAACGAGGCCGGCCCGGCGCGGGAACACATGCGCCGCAACATCGACGCCTGGTGGCCCCGCCTCAAGGCAGGTGCCGAGGCCATTGTGATGACCGCCGCCGGTTGCGGCGCAGTGGTCAAGGAGTACGGCTGTTTGTTGCGCGATGATCCTGACTATGCCGTCAAAGCCGCGGGCATCAGCGCCGCGACCCGCGACCTCAGCGAAGTGCTGGCCGCCGAGGAGTTATCACCGTTGACAATCACGCGGCCGCGCCGCGTGGCGTTTCAATCACCCTGCAGCTTGCAACACGGCCAAAAGCTGGCCGGGCGGGTGGAGGATGTGCTCGTCCGCTGTGGCTTCGAACTGACATCAGTCGCAGACCCCCATCTTTGCTGCGGCGCTGCCGGCACTTATTCTTTGTTACAAGCCGCCTTGGCGAAACAACTCAGGCAGAACAAGCTCGCGGCATTGAGTGCCGGCCAGCCCCAAATCATCGCCACCGCCAACATTGGTTGTCTGTTGCACCTCGGTGGCGCCGCGGAAATACCAGTCCGGCATTGGATCAGCTTGCTGGATGTCCCGGACGCCACGCCATGA
- a CDS encoding crotonase, with protein MATYKNWRLERDEDGIAWLYFDKAGAGANVLSKTVLEELDSALNGLLDPSPTGVVILSAKDNGFIAGADVKEFTAIKDEGEALALIRRGQGIMDRIGALPFPSVALIHGFCLGGGLELALACDYRVARDDPGTRLGLPEVLLGIHPGFGGSVRLTRLIGGPAAMGLMLTGRTLDSRRAKRLGLVDLAVPQRHWKRAAARLILDQAPKRQAKALQRASNLPLVRPVLALAMRRQVAAKARKEHYPAPYALIDVWARHGGDPRAMLRAEAESVARLLLGGTAQNLVRVFFLQERLKGLGKASAFTPRRVHVIGAGVMGGDIAAWCAGRGLQVTVQDNNPAALARVVGRAHKLYQQRLKDRRRVRDAMDRLIPDRSGAGVGRADVIIEAIFENVDAKQGLFREIEPQARPEALLATNTSSIPLETLGEALHDPGRLVGVHFFNPVAKMQLVEVVSGASTGPAWAEKGAAFVRRIDRLPLPVKSSPGFLVNRVLMPYLLEAVSLVEEGVPPAVIDKAATDFGMPMGPILLADTVGLDICLSVAEILGRELHHTVPGRLREMVEAGRLGKKSGQGFYAYDKGKALVPKIDRSYAAPADLTERLILRLINEAVACLREGVVADKDLLDAGMIFGTGFAPFRGGPLRSVESTGAEAVYEQLAGLEKVHGERFQPDEGWTELR; from the coding sequence ATGGCAACGTACAAAAACTGGCGCCTGGAGCGCGACGAGGACGGGATCGCCTGGCTTTATTTCGACAAAGCCGGTGCCGGCGCCAATGTCTTGTCCAAGACCGTGCTGGAGGAATTGGACAGCGCGCTGAACGGGCTGTTGGACCCGTCCCCCACGGGCGTGGTGATCCTCTCGGCCAAAGACAACGGCTTCATCGCCGGCGCCGACGTGAAAGAATTCACCGCCATCAAGGACGAGGGCGAGGCCCTGGCGCTGATCCGGCGGGGCCAGGGCATCATGGACCGCATCGGGGCCCTGCCCTTTCCCAGCGTGGCCCTGATTCACGGCTTCTGCCTGGGCGGCGGCCTGGAGCTGGCCCTGGCCTGCGATTACCGCGTGGCGCGGGACGACCCCGGCACCCGCCTGGGGCTGCCCGAAGTACTGCTGGGCATCCACCCCGGCTTCGGCGGCTCGGTGCGGCTGACGCGCTTGATTGGCGGCCCGGCCGCCATGGGGCTGATGCTCACCGGCCGTACCCTGGACAGCCGCCGGGCCAAACGCCTGGGTCTGGTGGATCTCGCCGTGCCCCAGCGCCACTGGAAGCGCGCCGCCGCCCGGCTGATCCTCGACCAGGCACCCAAACGGCAAGCCAAGGCCCTGCAGCGGGCCAGCAACCTGCCGCTGGTACGCCCCGTCCTGGCCCTCGCCATGCGGCGCCAGGTGGCGGCCAAGGCCAGAAAAGAGCACTACCCCGCGCCCTACGCCCTGATTGACGTGTGGGCCCGCCACGGCGGTGATCCCCGGGCCATGCTGCGGGCCGAGGCCGAGTCAGTGGCCCGCTTGCTGCTGGGGGGCACGGCGCAAAACCTGGTGCGGGTGTTCTTCCTGCAGGAGCGGCTCAAGGGACTGGGCAAGGCCAGCGCCTTCACCCCCAGGCGGGTGCACGTGATCGGCGCCGGCGTCATGGGGGGTGACATCGCCGCCTGGTGCGCCGGCCGCGGCTTGCAGGTGACCGTGCAGGACAACAACCCCGCCGCCCTGGCGCGGGTGGTGGGCCGGGCCCACAAGCTGTATCAACAACGTCTCAAAGACCGCCGCCGGGTGCGCGACGCCATGGACCGGCTGATTCCCGACCGCAGCGGCGCCGGGGTGGGCCGGGCCGATGTCATTATCGAAGCCATTTTCGAAAACGTGGACGCCAAACAGGGCTTGTTCCGGGAGATCGAACCCCAGGCTCGCCCCGAGGCGCTGCTGGCCACCAACACCTCCAGCATTCCGCTGGAAACCCTGGGCGAGGCCTTGCACGATCCCGGCCGCCTGGTGGGCGTGCACTTCTTCAACCCCGTGGCCAAAATGCAACTGGTGGAGGTGGTGAGCGGCGCCTCCACCGGTCCGGCCTGGGCGGAAAAAGGCGCGGCCTTCGTGCGCCGCATCGACCGCCTGCCTCTGCCGGTGAAAAGCTCGCCCGGCTTTCTGGTCAACCGGGTGCTGATGCCCTATTTGCTGGAAGCGGTGAGCCTGGTGGAAGAAGGTGTGCCGCCGGCGGTCATCGACAAGGCCGCCACGGATTTCGGCATGCCCATGGGACCGATCCTGCTGGCCGACACCGTGGGGCTGGATATCTGCCTGTCAGTGGCGGAGATCCTCGGAAGAGAGCTGCACCACACCGTGCCCGGCCGCCTGCGTGAAATGGTCGAAGCGGGCAGGCTGGGGAAAAAAAGCGGCCAGGGATTTTATGCCTATGACAAAGGCAAAGCCCTGGTACCCAAGATCGACCGTTCCTACGCCGCCCCGGCCGATCTTACCGAGCGCCTCATCCTGCGCCTCATCAACGAAGCCGTGGCCTGCCTGCGCGAAGGCGTGGTGGCGGACAAAGACCTGCTGGATGCGGGCATGATCTTCGGTACCGGCTTCGCCCCCTTCCGCGGCGGCCCCCTGCGCAGCGTGGAAAGCACCGGCGCTGAGGCCGTGTACGAACAGCTGGCGGGCCTGGAAAAAGTTCACGGCGAGCGTTTTCAGCCGGACGAGGGTTGGACGGAATTGCGGTGA
- a CDS encoding DUF3330 domain-containing protein, which produces MNTREKANDSDKIACSVCLKEIPASGAKSDETSDYVRHFCGLECYDKWKAQQQAPKQDE; this is translated from the coding sequence ATGAATACAAGAGAAAAGGCAAACGACAGCGACAAAATCGCCTGCAGCGTTTGCCTGAAAGAAATACCTGCCTCGGGCGCGAAGAGCGACGAGACCTCGGACTACGTCCGCCATTTTTGCGGCCTGGAGTGCTACGACAAGTGGAAAGCCCAGCAGCAAGCACCGAAACAAGACGAATGA
- a CDS encoding long-chain fatty acid--CoA ligase, with product MTGTTLDVIPLASARTLAGLFRERAKRTPEAVAYAYFDPHAHKWRSHTWAGMKTEVARWQAAFENEGLARGARVAVMLKNCCEWVCCEQAALGLGLVVVPLFYNDRAENVAYVLGDCGAEWLLIGGADTWQTLAPVAERLGTVKSIVTVQPVAAADSRVRALTHWLPASGGGLRAREAGPEDLATIVYTSGTTGNPKGVMLSHHNILSNTWACTQAVTVYREDVFLSFLPLSHMYERTVGYFLPMMAGAQVTYARSVPQLADDLLTVRPTILICVPRIFERIHMRLKEKLDSGPAFKRRLFERAVTVGWARFEHQQGRTQEVPGTWQWPLLKALVANKVMARLGGRLRLAMSGGAPLSPDVARVFIGLGLPVLQGYGLTETSPVISTNRLNNNQPASVGPPIPGVRVRTSDEGELLVRSPGVTPGYWNMPEATAALIDEQGWLHTGDLARLDQAGRIYITGRMKDILVLANGEKVPPADMEAAVKRDVLFEQVMVLGEGKPYLSALVVLNAERWPAVAEELGLAPDTRSLQSSKLHHYLVKRIGAQLSTFPGYAQVRRVCVMLKPWTVENGLVTPTLKERRARILEQFQKEIDQLYEGH from the coding sequence ATGACTGGCACAACACTGGACGTCATTCCCCTTGCAAGCGCCCGCACCCTGGCGGGCCTGTTCCGCGAGCGGGCCAAGCGCACACCGGAGGCAGTGGCATACGCTTATTTTGATCCCCATGCTCACAAGTGGCGCAGCCATACTTGGGCGGGCATGAAAACCGAAGTGGCCCGCTGGCAGGCCGCTTTCGAGAACGAAGGCCTGGCGCGGGGGGCCCGGGTGGCCGTAATGCTGAAAAACTGCTGCGAATGGGTGTGCTGCGAACAGGCGGCTTTGGGCCTGGGCCTGGTGGTGGTACCGCTGTTTTACAACGACCGGGCGGAAAACGTGGCCTATGTGCTGGGGGACTGCGGCGCTGAGTGGCTGCTCATCGGGGGCGCGGACACCTGGCAGACCCTGGCCCCGGTCGCGGAGCGCCTGGGTACCGTCAAGAGCATCGTCACCGTGCAGCCCGTGGCGGCGGCGGATTCCCGCGTCCGCGCCCTGACTCACTGGCTGCCCGCCAGCGGCGGCGGGCTGCGCGCCCGGGAGGCCGGTCCCGAGGACCTGGCCACCATCGTCTACACTTCCGGCACCACCGGCAACCCAAAGGGGGTGATGCTGAGCCACCATAATATCCTCAGCAACACCTGGGCCTGCACCCAGGCGGTGACGGTGTACCGGGAAGATGTGTTTTTGTCGTTCCTGCCCCTGTCCCACATGTACGAACGCACCGTGGGTTATTTTCTGCCCATGATGGCCGGCGCCCAGGTGACTTACGCCCGCTCCGTGCCCCAGCTCGCGGACGATCTGCTCACCGTCAGGCCCACCATCCTTATCTGCGTGCCCCGCATTTTCGAGCGTATCCACATGCGCCTGAAAGAAAAGCTGGACAGCGGGCCGGCCTTCAAACGGCGCTTGTTCGAGCGGGCGGTGACGGTGGGCTGGGCGCGCTTTGAACACCAGCAGGGGCGCACCCAAGAGGTGCCCGGCACCTGGCAATGGCCGCTGCTCAAGGCGCTGGTGGCCAACAAAGTAATGGCCCGCCTGGGGGGACGGCTGCGCCTGGCCATGTCCGGCGGCGCGCCCTTGTCGCCCGACGTTGCCAGGGTTTTCATCGGCCTGGGCCTGCCCGTGCTCCAAGGCTACGGCCTGACGGAAACCAGCCCCGTCATCAGCACCAACCGCCTGAACAACAACCAGCCCGCCAGTGTGGGCCCACCCATCCCGGGGGTGCGCGTGCGCACCAGCGACGAAGGCGAGCTGCTGGTCCGTAGCCCCGGCGTCACGCCGGGCTACTGGAACATGCCCGAGGCCACCGCCGCCCTCATCGATGAGCAGGGCTGGCTCCACACCGGCGACCTGGCGCGCCTGGACCAGGCCGGGCGCATTTACATCACCGGCCGCATGAAGGATATCCTGGTGCTGGCCAATGGCGAAAAAGTGCCCCCCGCAGACATGGAAGCCGCCGTCAAGCGCGACGTCCTGTTCGAGCAGGTCATGGTGCTGGGGGAAGGCAAACCCTATCTCAGCGCGCTGGTGGTGCTGAACGCCGAACGCTGGCCGGCCGTGGCAGAAGAATTGGGCCTGGCGCCAGATACCAGGAGCTTGCAGAGCAGTAAACTGCACCACTATCTGGTCAAGCGCATCGGCGCCCAGCTCAGCACCTTTCCCGGCTACGCCCAAGTCCGCCGCGTCTGCGTCATGCTCAAACCCTGGACAGTGGAAAACGGCCTCGTCACACCCACCCTCAAAGAACGGCGGGCGCGTATACTGGAACAATTCCAAAAGGAGATAGATCAACTTTATGAAGGACACTGA
- a CDS encoding acyl-CoA dehydrogenase, giving the protein MFIVLWIAALALGLAALAYWRMGMLWVALGGGVYLAVSAAMKPVPVSLLVLAAIPYLLIALPLAIVPLRRALISRRLLALFKKALPPLSTTEREALEAGSVWWDGELFSGRPDWEKLLTTPAPALTEEEQAFLDGPVEKLCQMVNDWDITQERLDLPPEVWRFIKENGFFGMIIPKEHGGLGFSALAHSAVVMKLASRSVSAAVTVMVPNSLGPAELLLHYGTEEQKNHYLPRLAAGEEVPCFALTGPEAGSDASSIPDRGVVCRGTFDGKEVLGIKLNWEKRYITLGPVATVLGLAFRLYDPDHLLGHQDDIGITLALIPTATAGVDIGERHFPLNQAFQNGPNRGRDVFIPLDWVIGGAQRVGQGWRMLMESLAAGRSISLPALSTGGGKLVCRATGAYARIRRQFRTPIGRFEGVEEALTRMAVHTYVMDAARVMTAGAVDRGEKPAVISAMVKYHLTERMRQAVNDAMDVQGGSAICMGPRNFIARMYQAIPISITVEGANILTRSLIIFGQGAVRCHPFVYKEMQAVNDSDAKRGLRDFDHAFFGHVGFTLSNAVRALWLGLTGARWARVPVTGALKRDYQHLTRLSAAFALSADIAMLVLGGALKRKEKLSGRFADVFSHLYLASAVLKRFEDQGRPEDDRPLVEWALADAKSTIEGRLTAIYRHLPQRWLGRALRWWVFPTGLSFQPADDRTGHYAAALLLSPSEARDRLTAGVFVPTDENEAVARLDRALALVGEAETVEKKLREAVRSGTLVATPLDALVSAGERAQVITAEEAALWRRFEALRREIIAVDAFKPEALI; this is encoded by the coding sequence ATGTTCATTGTGCTGTGGATCGCCGCACTCGCGCTGGGTTTGGCGGCATTGGCTTACTGGCGCATGGGGATGTTGTGGGTGGCGTTGGGGGGCGGTGTGTATCTGGCAGTTTCTGCCGCCATGAAGCCGGTGCCTGTGTCACTGTTGGTGCTGGCAGCCATCCCCTATCTGCTGATCGCCCTGCCCCTGGCCATTGTGCCGCTCAGGCGTGCCCTGATCAGCCGCCGCCTCCTCGCCCTGTTCAAAAAAGCCCTGCCCCCCCTTTCCACCACCGAGCGGGAAGCCCTGGAGGCGGGCAGCGTATGGTGGGACGGCGAGTTGTTCAGCGGCCGTCCGGATTGGGAAAAACTGCTCACCACGCCCGCCCCGGCACTGACTGAAGAAGAGCAGGCCTTCCTCGACGGTCCCGTGGAAAAGCTGTGCCAGATGGTGAACGACTGGGACATCACCCAGGAGCGCCTGGATCTGCCGCCGGAGGTGTGGCGCTTCATCAAGGAAAACGGCTTCTTCGGCATGATCATCCCCAAGGAACACGGCGGCCTGGGTTTTTCCGCCCTGGCCCACTCGGCGGTGGTGATGAAGCTGGCCAGCCGCAGCGTCAGCGCCGCCGTCACCGTCATGGTGCCCAACTCCCTGGGACCGGCGGAGCTGCTTTTGCACTACGGCACCGAGGAGCAAAAAAACCACTACCTGCCGCGCCTGGCTGCGGGCGAGGAGGTGCCCTGCTTCGCCCTCACCGGTCCCGAAGCCGGCAGCGACGCCAGCAGCATCCCCGACCGGGGGGTGGTCTGCCGCGGCACCTTTGACGGCAAAGAAGTCCTCGGCATCAAGCTCAACTGGGAAAAGCGCTACATCACCTTGGGCCCCGTGGCCACAGTGCTGGGCCTGGCCTTCAGGCTCTACGACCCCGACCATTTGTTGGGCCATCAGGACGACATCGGCATCACGCTGGCCCTGATTCCCACCGCCACCGCCGGCGTGGACATCGGTGAGCGGCACTTCCCTCTGAACCAGGCCTTTCAAAACGGTCCCAACCGCGGACGCGATGTGTTCATTCCCCTGGACTGGGTCATCGGTGGCGCCCAGCGGGTGGGCCAGGGCTGGCGCATGCTGATGGAAAGCCTGGCCGCGGGCCGTTCCATTTCCCTGCCCGCCCTGTCCACCGGCGGCGGCAAGCTGGTGTGCCGTGCCACTGGCGCCTATGCCCGCATCCGGCGCCAGTTTCGCACCCCCATCGGCCGCTTCGAAGGGGTGGAGGAAGCACTGACCCGCATGGCGGTCCATACTTATGTCATGGACGCGGCACGGGTGATGACCGCCGGGGCGGTGGATCGGGGGGAAAAACCCGCGGTGATTTCCGCCATGGTCAAATACCATCTGACTGAACGCATGCGCCAGGCGGTGAACGACGCCATGGACGTGCAGGGCGGCAGCGCCATCTGCATGGGGCCGCGCAATTTCATCGCCCGCATGTACCAGGCCATTCCCATCAGCATCACCGTGGAAGGGGCCAATATCCTCACCCGCAGCCTGATCATCTTCGGCCAGGGGGCGGTGCGCTGCCACCCCTTCGTTTATAAAGAGATGCAGGCGGTAAATGACAGCGATGCCAAACGCGGCCTGCGCGACTTCGATCATGCCTTCTTCGGCCATGTGGGCTTCACCCTCAGTAATGCCGTGCGCGCCCTGTGGCTGGGGCTCACCGGCGCCCGCTGGGCCCGGGTACCCGTCACCGGCGCGCTGAAACGGGACTACCAGCACCTCACCCGCCTCAGCGCCGCCTTCGCCCTCAGTGCCGACATCGCCATGCTGGTACTGGGCGGCGCGCTCAAGCGCAAGGAAAAGCTCTCGGGCCGCTTCGCCGATGTGTTCAGTCATCTCTACCTTGCCTCCGCCGTGCTCAAACGGTTCGAGGATCAGGGCCGGCCCGAGGACGACCGGCCGCTGGTGGAATGGGCGCTGGCGGACGCCAAATCCACCATCGAAGGCCGGCTGACGGCCATATACCGGCATCTGCCCCAACGCTGGCTGGGTCGGGCGCTGCGCTGGTGGGTGTTCCCCACGGGCCTGTCTTTTCAGCCCGCTGACGATCGTACCGGCCACTACGCCGCTGCCCTGCTGCTCAGCCCGTCCGAGGCCCGCGACCGCTTGACCGCCGGTGTGTTCGTACCCACCGACGAAAACGAGGCAGTGGCCCGACTGGACCGGGCGCTGGCACTGGTGGGCGAGGCTGAGACAGTGGAGAAGAAGCTGCGCGAAGCCGTGCGCAGCGGCACCCTGGTGGCCACGCCCCTGGATGCCCTGGTGAGCGCCGGCGAACGCGCCCAAGTCATCACCGCCGAGGAAGCGGCATTGTGGCGCCGGTTTGAGGCGCTGCGCCGTGAAATCATCGCTGTGGATGCCTTCAAACCCGAAGCACTGATCTGA
- a CDS encoding acetyl-CoA C-acetyltransferase, with product MPSPRTKHGGRPVYVVDGARTPQLKARGKPGPFHSADLAVAAGRALLLRQPFEPGDFDEVILGCVMPGPDEANIGRVVALRLGCGHDVPAWTVQRNCASGMQALDCAFHDIADGRAELVLAGGTEAMSHAPVLLREKMVAWLADWNRARSFGARARALTRLRPAHLAPVIGLLRGLTDPLAGLSMGQTAENLAYRFNISREAMDAFALRSHQRLAEAQDAGRLVEIEPLFDSRGKAYEHDDGLRRETDMAALAKLKPVFDKPYGLVTAGNSAQVTDGATLLVLASEQAVEKHSLPVLGRIVDSQWAGVDPAQMGLGPAHAISPLLQRRRLKADAVDYWEINEAFAAQVLAVLAALKDTDYCRKELGRRSAVGEIPGERLNVDGGGVSLGHPVGASGARIVLHLLHVLEQRGGKRGMASLCIGGGQGGAMLVERTGD from the coding sequence ATGCCCAGCCCAAGGACGAAACATGGTGGGCGGCCCGTATATGTGGTGGACGGTGCCCGCACGCCCCAACTGAAAGCCCGGGGCAAACCCGGACCGTTCCATTCCGCCGATCTGGCGGTGGCGGCGGGGCGGGCCCTGCTGCTGCGCCAGCCTTTCGAGCCCGGCGACTTCGATGAAGTGATTCTGGGCTGTGTCATGCCCGGCCCGGACGAGGCCAATATCGGCCGTGTCGTCGCCCTCAGACTGGGCTGCGGCCACGACGTGCCCGCCTGGACGGTGCAACGCAACTGCGCCTCCGGCATGCAGGCCCTGGACTGCGCTTTCCACGACATTGCCGACGGCCGTGCCGAACTGGTGCTGGCGGGCGGCACCGAGGCCATGAGCCACGCCCCGGTGCTACTGCGGGAAAAAATGGTCGCCTGGCTGGCGGACTGGAACCGCGCCCGCAGCTTCGGCGCCAGGGCGAGAGCGCTCACCCGGCTGCGACCCGCTCATCTGGCCCCCGTCATCGGTCTGCTGCGTGGCCTCACCGACCCCCTGGCGGGCCTGTCCATGGGACAGACCGCGGAAAACCTGGCCTACCGTTTCAACATCAGCCGCGAAGCGATGGACGCCTTCGCTCTGCGCAGCCACCAGCGCCTGGCGGAAGCCCAGGACGCCGGGCGGCTTGTGGAAATCGAACCCCTGTTTGACAGCCGCGGCAAAGCCTATGAGCACGACGACGGCCTGCGCCGCGAAACCGATATGGCGGCCCTGGCCAAACTAAAACCCGTGTTCGACAAACCCTACGGCCTGGTCACCGCCGGCAACAGCGCCCAGGTCACCGACGGTGCGACGCTGCTGGTGCTGGCCTCCGAACAGGCCGTGGAAAAACACAGCCTGCCCGTGCTGGGCCGCATCGTGGACAGCCAGTGGGCCGGAGTGGACCCGGCGCAAATGGGGTTGGGCCCCGCCCACGCCATATCCCCCCTGCTCCAACGGCGGCGCCTGAAAGCCGACGCGGTGGACTACTGGGAAATCAACGAAGCCTTCGCCGCCCAGGTGCTGGCAGTGCTGGCGGCCCTCAAAGATACCGACTACTGCCGCAAGGAACTGGGCCGCCGCAGCGCCGTGGGCGAAATACCCGGGGAGCGGCTCAACGTGGACGGCGGCGGCGTCAGCCTGGGTCACCCCGTGGGCGCCAGCGGGGCGCGCATCGTTCTGCATTTGCTGCACGTGCTGGAACAACGGGGCGGCAAGCGCGGCATGGCCAGCCTGTGCATCGGCGGCGGCCAGGGCGGCGCCATGCTGGTGGAACGGACGGGAGACTGA